A region from the Rosa rugosa chromosome 6, drRosRugo1.1, whole genome shotgun sequence genome encodes:
- the LOC133714165 gene encoding xylan O-acetyltransferase 1-like, which translates to MQIPRRKTPFSSSPEAFAIMKSRKNNNLPIFVVVFSIFLFGIFMYNEDVKSIAEFPFSSSPKAQELREEQETKQSSSVSKQSDSVSEIPNRVSLSATSRTQLEETQLENPVSEETQEPVELKTIMEEKDEDLDKKIEVNEEDDMEEIELPPEDCDLFNGDWVFDPVTHPLYKEDECEFLTAQVTCMRNGRKDSLYQHWRWQPRDCNLPKFNARLLLEKLRNKRLMFVGDSLNRNQWESMICFAQSVIPPGRKTLVKNGSLSVFRIEDYNATVEFYWAPFLVESNSDDPLMHSIQNRIIMPKSIKKHGKNWIGVDYLIFNTYIWWMNTFNMKVLRGSFDQGATEYDEIDRPLAYRKVMTTWAKWVDKNIDPNRTTVFFTSMSPLHIKSLDWDNPDGIKCAKETTPILNRTTPLEVGTDRRLFVISSDLVKAMKVPVYFLNITTLSEFRKDAHTSVHTIRQGKMLTPEQQADPENYADCIHWCLPGLPDTWNEFLYTRIISRS; encoded by the exons aTGCAGATACCTCGCAGAAAAACACCCTTCTCTTCTTCACCTGAAGCTTTCGCAATTATGAAGAGCCGCAAGAACAATAATCTACCAATCTTCGTCGTCGTCTTCTCGATTTTTCTGTTTGGGATTTTCATGTACAATGAGGACGTCAAATCCATCGCAGAATTCCCATTCTCTTCAAGCCCAAAAGCGCAAGAACTCCGAGAAGAGCAAGAAACGAAACAGAGTTCCTCTGTTTCGAAACAGAGCGACTCTGTTTCCGAAATCCCGAACAGGGTTTCTCTAAGCGCCACTTCAAGAACCCAATTGGAGGAAACCCAGTTGGAGAATCCGGTTTCTGAAGAGACCCAAGAACCTGTGGAGCTGAAAACGATCATGGAAGAGAAAGACGAAGACCTGGACAAGAAGATTGAGGtgaatgaagaagatgataTGGAAGAGATTGAATTGCCTCCTGAAGATTGTGACTTGTTTAATGGGGACTGGGTTTTCGATCCTGTGACTCATCCTTTGTATAAAGAAGACGAATGTGAGTTCTTGACGGCCCAAGTGACTTGTATGAGGAATGGAAGAAAGGACTCTCTGTATCAACATTGGAGATGGCAGCCCAGAGATTGTAATCTTCCAAA GTTCAATGCAAGATTGTTGCTAGAGAAACTAAGAAACAAGAGGCTCATGTTTGTGGGGGATTCATTGAATAGAAACCAGTGGGAATCAATGATTTGTTTTGCGCAGTCTGTAATTCCTCCTGGGAGAAAGACCTTGGTGAAGAATGGATCCCTCTCTGTTTTCAGAATTGAG GATTATAATGCTACGGTGGAGTTCTACTGGGCACCATTTCTGGTGGAGTCAAATTCAGATGATCCATTGATGCACAGCATACAAAACCGTATAATCATGCCCAAATCGATTAAGAAGCATGGTAAAAATTGGATAGGTGTGGACTACCTCATTTTCAACACATACATATGGTGGATGAACACTTTCAACATGAAAGTTCT ACGAGGATCGTTCGATCAAGGAGCAACGGAGTACGATGAGATCGACCGGCCGTTGGCTTACCGGAAAGTTATGACAACATGGGCGAAATGGGTGGACAAAAATATTGACCCCAATCGTACCACTGTCTTCTTCACCAGCATGTCTCCTCTCCACATCAA GAGCTTGGATTGGGACAACCCAGATGGCATAAAATGTGCCAAAGAGACCACTCCAATCCTGAACAGAACGACACCGTTGGAAGTGGGCACAGACAGAAGGCTCTTTGTGATTTCAAGCGACTTAGTGAAAGCAATGAAAGTGCCTGTATACTTTCTCAACATTACTACTCTATCCGAGTTTCGTAAAGATGCACATACCTCGGTCCATACCATCAGGCAAGGCAAGATGTTGACGCCGGAGCAGCAAGCTGACCCGGAGAATTACGCCGATTGCATCCACTGGTGCCTCCCCGGGTTGCCGGACACATGGAACGAGTTTCTTTACACGCGTATCATCTCGCGGTCTTGA